One genomic window of Arvicanthis niloticus isolate mArvNil1 chromosome 24, mArvNil1.pat.X, whole genome shotgun sequence includes the following:
- the Papolb gene encoding LOW QUALITY PROTEIN: poly(A) polymerase beta (The sequence of the model RefSeq protein was modified relative to this genomic sequence to represent the inferred CDS: deleted 1 base in 1 codon) — translation MMPFAVTTQGAQQPAPAPKQFGISSPISLAAPKDTDRELTQKLIETLQPFGVFEEEEELQRRILILQKLNNLVKEWIREISESRNLPQAVIENVGGKIFTFGSYRLGVHTKGADIDALCVAPRHVDRNDFFTSFYDKLKLQEEVKDLRAVEEAFVPVIKLCFDGIEIDILFARLALQTIPEDLDLRDDSLLKNLDIRCIRSLNGCRVTDEILHLVPNIDSFRLTLRAIKLWAKCHNIYSNILGFLGGVSWAMLVARTCQLYPNAIASTLVRKFFLVFSEWEWPNPVLLKEPEERNLNLPVWDPRVNPSDRYHLMPIITPAYPQQNSTYNVSVSTRMVMIEEFKQGLAITHEILLNKAEWSKLFEAPSFFQKYKHYIVLLASAPTEKQHLEWVGLVESKIRILVGSLEKNEFITLAHVNPQSFPAPKENVDKEEFRTMWVIGLVLKKPENSEILSIDLTYDIQSFTDTVYRQAINSKMFEMDMKIAAMHLRRKELHQLLPNHVLQKKETHLTEGVRLTAVNDSSLLLSIDSENSMTAPSPTGTIKTGPLTGNPQGRNSPALAVMAASVTNIQFPDVSLQHVNPIESSGIALSESIPQIPSQPTISPPPKPTMTRVVSSTHLVNHPSDLQEIQQRTYPILY, via the exons ATGATGCCATTTGCGGTGACCACCCAAGGAGCACAACAACCGGCTCCCGCCCCGAAGCAGTTCGGCATATCGTCCCCCATCAGCCTGGCCGCCCCCAAGGACACAGACCGCGAACTCACCCAGAAGCTGATCGAGACCCTCCAGCCCTTCGGGGTGtttgaagaggaagaggaactgCAGCGCAGGATTTTAATTTTGCAGAAATTAAATAATCTGGTGAAGGAATGGATCCGAGAAATCAGTGAAAGCAGGAATCTTCCACAAGCTGTAATTGAGAATGTTGGGGGGAAAATTTTTACGTTCGGCTCTTACCGACTAGGAGTACACACGAAAGGTGCAGATATCGATGCGTTGTGCGTTGCACCAAGACACGTAGATCGAAATGACTTTTTCACCTCCTTCTATGACAAATTGAAACTACAGGAGGAAGTAAAAGATTTAAGAGCTGTTGAGGAGGCCTTTGTGCCGGTTATCAAACTGTGTTTTGATGGAATAGAGATTGATATTTTGTTTGCAAGATTAGCATTGCAGACTATTCCGGAAGATTTGGACCTACGAGATGATAGTCTGCTTAAAAATTTAGATATTAGGTGCATAAGAAGCCTTAATGGTTGCCGGGTAACTGATGAAATTTTACATCTAGTACCAAACATCGACAGCTTCAGGTTAACACTGAGAGCCATCAAATTATGGGCCAAATGCCACAACATCTATTCCAATATATTGGGTTTCCTTGGAGGTGTTTCCTGGGCTATGCTAGTAGCAAGAACTTGCCAGCTTTATCCAAACGCAATAGCATCCACTCTTGTACGAAAatttttcttggtgttttctgAGTGGGAATGGCCAAATCCAGTGTTGTTAAAAGAACCAGAAGAACGAAATCTTAACTTGCCTGTATGGGACCCAAGAGTGAATCCTAGTGACAGGTACCATCTTATGCCTATAATTACACCAGCATACCCACAGCAGAACTCCACGTACAATGTGTCTGTTTCAACCAGGATGGTCATGATTGAGGAGTTTAAGCAAGGGCTTGCTATTACTCATGAAATTCTGCTGAATAAGGCAGAATGGTCCAAGCTTTTTGAAGCTCCAAGCTTTTTTCAAAAATACAAGCATTATATTGTACTTCTGGCAAGTGCACCAACAGAGAAACAACATTTAGAGTGGGTGGGCTTGGTGGAATCAAAGATCCGAATCCTGGTTGGGAGCCTAGAAAAGAATGAGTTCATTACTCTGGCACATGTGAATCCCCAGTCATTTCCAGCACCAAAAGAAAATGTTGACAAGGAAGAATTTCGTACTATGTGGGTGATCGGGTTAGTGTTGAAGAAGCCAGAAAATTCTGAAATTCTCAGTATTGATCTCACCTATGATATTCAGTCTTTCACAGATACAGTGTACAGACAAGCAATAAATAGTAAGATGTTTGAGATGGATATGAAGATTGCTGCAATGCATCTAAGAAGAAAGGAACTTCATCAGCTACTTCCAAATCATGTTCTTCAGAAAAAGGAAACACATTTAACAGAAGGTGTAAGATTGACAGCTGTGAATGACAGCAGTCTTCTCTTGTCTATAGACAGTGAAAACAGCatgactgcaccttcacctaCTGGCACTATCAAGACAGGTCCACTGACTGGAAACCCTCAGGGCAGAAACAGTCCTGCTCTGGCTGTTATGGCAGCATCTGTGACCAACATACAGTTTCCTGATGTTTCCTTGCAGCATGTGAATCCCATAGAAAGCTCGGGGATTGCACTGAGTGAAAGCATCCCTCAGATTCCTTCACAACCTACCATTTCACCACCACCTAAGCCTACAATGACCAGAGTTGTTTCTTCAACACATCTGGTAAACCATCCATCT GACCTTCAGGAAATACAGCAACGAACATACCCAATCCTATACTAG